From a single Vibrio sp. BS-M-Sm-2 genomic region:
- a CDS encoding tRNA (adenine(22)-N(1))-methyltransferase TrmK has protein sequence MKLSNRLQTLHSLVSNDYQHIWDCCCDHGFLGVQLLSDNKAPQIHFVDIVPSLMSELEDKLAHYFPQDNKAEQTVTSQWQVYCMDVAAIPLEKHTGKHLVIIAGVGGDLTQKLVDDIHRQHPNKAIDFLLCPVHQQFELRSHLKALNFGLIDEMLLEENRRYYEVLLVSNNQGDSENSQNISEISNVGDKIWTPSCDEQMKVSQQYKAKTLQHYLRIHQGQEQQGKPSEVKHIIDAYQAI, from the coding sequence ATGAAGCTAAGTAACCGACTGCAAACTCTCCACTCCCTTGTCAGCAATGACTACCAGCATATTTGGGACTGTTGCTGTGATCATGGCTTTTTGGGTGTTCAACTGTTGTCGGATAATAAAGCACCTCAGATTCACTTTGTCGATATTGTCCCGTCTCTAATGAGTGAACTTGAAGACAAGCTAGCGCACTACTTTCCACAAGATAATAAAGCTGAACAAACGGTTACCAGTCAATGGCAAGTCTACTGCATGGATGTCGCCGCTATTCCGCTTGAGAAACATACTGGCAAACACCTAGTTATTATTGCAGGCGTCGGTGGCGATCTCACTCAGAAACTCGTCGATGACATTCATCGTCAACACCCAAACAAAGCGATCGATTTCTTGCTTTGTCCGGTGCATCAGCAATTCGAGTTGAGAAGCCATTTAAAGGCGCTCAATTTTGGTCTTATTGATGAAATGTTGCTCGAAGAGAACCGTCGTTACTACGAGGTGTTATTGGTGAGTAATAACCAAGGTGATTCAGAAAATAGCCAAAACATTAGCGAGATATCAAACGTAGGTGACAAGATCTGGACACCAAGTTGTGATGAACAAATGAAGGTATCACAGCAATACAAAGCCAAAACATTGCAGCATTATCTTCGCATTCATCAAGGCCAAGAGCAGCAAGGTAAACCCAGCGAAGTGAAGCACATCATTGATGCATACCAAGCGATTTAG